The following proteins come from a genomic window of Dethiosulfovibrio salsuginis:
- a CDS encoding LuxE/PaaK family acyltransferase, with the protein MRSFPSVEAYGLIERAFESTDRTESLFTDAVRENYGFQLEVQPYIASLAKRYGFSLGDIEGPEDVLKLPPLFVEVMKYHRFLSIPEDQVALNLTSSGTGGQVTQALFDQAGVDRIQRISRTIFRDIGFCSDRPAGYLMFSYAREDAGAVGTSWSDEQEMACAPVSEARWLLRRGDDGVFGFDPEEAANGLVELSERGPVRLLGFPAFIFQMLEELDHQGRSLKVDRDSFVIAGGGWKNHAGLPMTQDDFARELERRIGLPRENVRDLYGMVEHGIPYCSCPEGHHHVPVFAKVAVRHPLTLDTMPLGEEGLLHLISPWNVAQPNCSVLSTDLVVLGEDCPCGVKGQYIRSIRRGGKKKHKGCAIAAQEILDRVRAERGM; encoded by the coding sequence TTGAGGTCTTTCCCCTCGGTTGAGGCTTATGGACTTATTGAGAGGGCTTTTGAGAGTACCGACAGGACCGAATCGCTGTTTACCGATGCGGTCAGGGAGAACTACGGTTTTCAGCTTGAGGTACAGCCCTATATCGCCTCTTTGGCCAAGAGGTACGGCTTTTCCCTTGGGGATATAGAGGGCCCTGAGGACGTTTTGAAGCTGCCCCCTCTGTTCGTCGAGGTCATGAAGTACCATCGTTTTCTGTCCATACCGGAGGATCAGGTGGCTTTGAACCTGACCAGCTCCGGGACCGGAGGTCAGGTCACCCAGGCCCTTTTCGACCAGGCCGGGGTGGACAGGATCCAGCGCATCTCCAGGACCATATTTCGGGATATAGGCTTTTGTTCCGACAGGCCCGCCGGATACCTTATGTTCAGCTACGCCAGAGAGGACGCGGGGGCGGTGGGGACGAGCTGGAGCGACGAGCAGGAGATGGCCTGTGCCCCTGTTTCCGAGGCCCGGTGGCTTCTCAGAAGGGGCGACGACGGGGTCTTCGGTTTCGACCCAGAGGAGGCGGCTAACGGCCTCGTGGAGCTGTCCGAGAGGGGGCCGGTCAGGCTGTTGGGGTTCCCTGCCTTTATATTCCAGATGCTAGAGGAGCTGGACCATCAGGGTCGTTCGTTAAAGGTCGATAGGGACAGTTTCGTTATAGCTGGAGGTGGCTGGAAGAACCACGCCGGCCTCCCCATGACCCAGGACGATTTCGCCCGGGAGCTGGAGAGGCGAATAGGGCTTCCAAGGGAGAACGTTCGAGATCTGTACGGCATGGTGGAACACGGCATTCCCTACTGCTCTTGTCCTGAGGGACATCACCACGTGCCGGTTTTTGCCAAGGTGGCGGTCCGTCATCCTTTGACTTTGGACACGATGCCCTTAGGGGAGGAGGGGTTGCTTCACCTTATCTCTCCCTGGAACGTGGCTCAGCCCAACTGTTCGGTGCTGTCCACCGATCTGGTGGTCCTCGGGGAGGATTGTCCCTGTGGGGTGAAGGGCCAGTATATCCGGTCCATCAGGAGAGGCGGCAAGAAGAAGCATAAGGGCTGTGCTATAGCGGCTCAGGAGATCCTCGACAGGGTCAGAGCCGAGAGGGGGATGTGA
- a CDS encoding MFS transporter: MALSMRDHPLVRFHDFRRFFAARFVSSIGDKLFTIALSWWAVNDAGPNGPMHLGFLMGLTLLPAVVLGPISGVMADRFSRRSCMILSDFARLLVMVLMTFLLVKGSMSIPAMYVLVLLLSSFMPLFEAAANGSLEALTDQGSLASAAAVNSSVVELSNVIGAALGGIALAVLGTAGAFGINGVTFCLSLLFICMVKNPLRPDTRPSEGRMSEALSWLVKNRDVLGYLCLFGGLNFFAAPLMVSVPMMVKFGFDGPVSWVAYLEASLASGAVLTAFLVSFISEGKVSLRVFGGVALTGLSLGAFGLSPGLAVALVAVFVAGAGLALVNAAAMAYFQRRVPDHMRGRFFAVLTAVAYSVMPLALMLNGVVSQIWSIRSILALDGVVVFALGFFVWLIPNFEP; encoded by the coding sequence TTGGCCCTTTCCATGAGGGACCATCCTCTGGTCCGTTTTCACGACTTTCGCCGTTTTTTCGCCGCTCGGTTCGTCTCGTCCATAGGGGATAAGCTTTTCACCATAGCCCTGTCCTGGTGGGCGGTTAACGACGCCGGGCCCAACGGTCCTATGCACCTGGGCTTTCTGATGGGCCTGACCTTGCTTCCGGCGGTGGTGTTGGGGCCCATATCTGGGGTCATGGCCGACCGGTTCAGCCGCCGATCCTGTATGATCCTCTCCGACTTCGCCAGGCTGTTGGTGATGGTTCTGATGACCTTTTTGCTGGTTAAGGGCTCTATGTCCATCCCTGCCATGTACGTACTGGTGCTGCTACTTTCGTCTTTTATGCCTCTTTTCGAGGCTGCCGCTAACGGATCGCTGGAGGCCCTGACGGATCAGGGCTCTCTGGCGTCCGCTGCGGCGGTCAACTCGTCGGTGGTGGAGCTGTCCAACGTTATAGGGGCGGCTCTTGGAGGCATTGCCCTGGCGGTTTTAGGCACGGCTGGGGCTTTCGGGATAAACGGTGTGACCTTCTGTCTGTCCCTGCTGTTTATCTGTATGGTGAAAAACCCTCTTAGGCCCGACACCAGGCCGTCGGAGGGCAGGATGTCCGAGGCCCTCTCTTGGCTCGTCAAAAATCGGGACGTATTGGGGTACCTCTGTCTCTTCGGTGGGCTCAACTTCTTCGCGGCTCCTCTCATGGTGTCGGTCCCTATGATGGTGAAGTTCGGCTTCGACGGCCCGGTGTCCTGGGTGGCCTATCTGGAGGCCTCGTTGGCCTCCGGCGCCGTGTTGACCGCCTTTTTGGTCAGCTTCATATCCGAGGGAAAGGTTTCCCTTAGGGTGTTCGGTGGGGTGGCCCTGACGGGGCTGTCTTTAGGGGCCTTCGGCCTGTCGCCGGGCCTCGCTGTGGCTCTGGTGGCGGTATTTGTCGCCGGAGCTGGGCTGGCTCTGGTAAACGCCGCCGCCATGGCCTACTTCCAGAGGAGGGTCCCGGACCACATGAGGGGAAGGTTTTTCGCCGTCCTCACCGCGGTGGCCTATTCGGTGATGCCTCTGGCCCTCATGCTGAACGGTGTCGTCTCTCAGATATGGTCGATCCGGTCCATTCTGGCCCTGGACGGTGTTGTGGTCTTCGCCCTGGGTTTTTTTGTCTGGCTGATACCGAATTTTGAGCCCTAG
- a CDS encoding GNAT family N-acetyltransferase yields MEGCSLKSSVSIPAHMSYLEPLEGFVRGICSVAGCDQRDSSMVSLAVEEAVSNVIRHGYGEDCSESFQVRFEVGAAGITVEVHEKGLPFDPEYLSAPQEGDLRERGIGIRLMRGAMDRVEFRNLGKDGKLVSMTKYFRHRRVDSYFSHQELSYPDETAVKGPFTVRPMEDSEALEISRCAYRAYGYTYREFVYYPERIKEMNHQGIMRSFVAEDSLGTLVGHLALSFSEVGASIAELAAAFVNPSCRGQGILGIMNEVVMAEAERSGLQGLFVHAVTSHVASQRGALKSGFVPSGVLLGALFSDLNFKALAGEVKQRESASLMYLPLCVRSGYDIWIPEVYGEVVQSILSWCDLKVSINTESRSLPDRCPGGGEGNRSYRVGEFNFAEIRVCRFGLDSLAEVRQRTGQFRAERVDVIYLYLDAEVPDCAAFAQGCRSMGYLFCGYLPGEMGGHDALILQSPETALDLNKVVLADDRGKDLLAFISKEIEEKEESL; encoded by the coding sequence GGAGCCTCTTGAGGGGTTTGTCCGGGGGATATGTTCCGTCGCTGGGTGCGACCAGAGGGATTCGTCTATGGTGTCTCTGGCGGTTGAGGAGGCGGTGAGCAACGTCATCCGTCACGGTTACGGAGAGGACTGTTCCGAGTCCTTTCAGGTTAGGTTTGAGGTTGGGGCCGCCGGTATCACCGTGGAGGTCCACGAAAAAGGTCTCCCTTTCGATCCCGAGTATCTGTCCGCCCCTCAGGAAGGAGACCTGAGGGAAAGGGGCATCGGCATAAGGCTCATGAGAGGGGCTATGGATCGGGTCGAGTTCAGAAATCTGGGCAAAGACGGTAAGCTCGTGTCCATGACCAAGTATTTCCGTCACAGGAGGGTGGACAGCTATTTCTCCCATCAAGAGCTGTCTTACCCCGACGAGACCGCCGTCAAGGGGCCTTTCACCGTCCGTCCCATGGAGGACAGCGAGGCCCTGGAGATATCCCGCTGCGCCTATCGGGCCTACGGCTATACCTACAGGGAGTTCGTCTACTATCCCGAGAGGATAAAGGAGATGAACCACCAGGGGATTATGAGGTCTTTCGTCGCAGAGGATTCCCTCGGGACGTTGGTGGGACATCTGGCTCTCTCCTTCTCTGAGGTCGGGGCCTCTATCGCCGAGCTTGCGGCGGCCTTCGTGAACCCTTCCTGTCGAGGGCAGGGCATTTTGGGCATAATGAACGAGGTGGTAATGGCGGAGGCGGAGAGATCGGGCCTTCAGGGGCTTTTCGTCCACGCCGTCACCAGCCACGTGGCCTCCCAGAGGGGAGCGTTAAAGTCGGGCTTCGTGCCTTCCGGGGTGCTTCTAGGGGCCCTTTTCTCCGACCTTAACTTCAAGGCCCTGGCGGGGGAGGTAAAGCAGAGGGAGAGCGCGTCCCTTATGTATCTGCCCCTCTGTGTCCGGTCGGGATACGATATATGGATACCGGAGGTCTACGGAGAGGTGGTCCAGTCCATACTCTCCTGGTGCGATCTGAAGGTGTCCATAAACACCGAGAGCCGATCCCTGCCGGACCGCTGTCCTGGAGGAGGGGAGGGCAACCGTTCCTATCGGGTCGGCGAGTTCAACTTCGCCGAGATAAGGGTTTGTAGGTTTGGGCTGGATTCCCTCGCCGAGGTTCGTCAGAGGACCGGCCAGTTCAGGGCCGAGAGGGTGGACGTTATCTATCTGTACCTCGACGCCGAGGTCCCAGACTGTGCCGCCTTCGCCCAGGGTTGCCGCTCTATGGGATACCTTTTCTGCGGTTATCTCCCCGGGGAGATGGGGGGCCACGACGCTCTGATACTCCAGAGCCCCGAGACCGCTCTGGACCTGAACAAGGTCGTCCTGGCCGACGACAGAGGCAAGGATCTGCTGGCTTTTATATCTAAGGAGATAGAAGAGAAGGAGGAGTCGCTTTGA
- a CDS encoding acyl-CoA reductase: protein MRHFFFGSWIDAESDLPGNLGRDLLSSQVMADRLASLREVSVDEILSLLHRVGIRMTEPGPYRDRIIRSMPDITGFPLSMVEIGVDVLKSLLSRESLEERLSCLGDRRVLDCWTEVEGRPVRARALGALCHVAAGNIFLGSVDSLVMGLITKNVNVLKISRQDRVFPFIFLDALLEEDRSGVVSSSIAVTSWSHNNGEMMDLVGRRFDGILLFGGEDAVKTYRGIASPGTEVLAFGPKISWGLVREGLSPSQLEEAVKGFAMDVALWEQRACTSCQNIFIQGQALGETVGEMLHRELSSLESSMPQERVSLDEAVDIRKERESAFWDQTQGSRRIWEGRGHTVILGRGASVVPSPLNRTVFLSVVDDWRELLEGDLKDMGYYMSTVGLAVPDDVMDETVEEIQKLGVLRFCLPGTMGLGADGKASHDGVYLAQNLVRLVNREDIAGDLLGLTRLDEARRSSVLLGRINRVLSSSLKAPFYRDRFASVSLPLKDLSELSSVPVLEKSDLELHCHPSLDMITEPDSGGYLFSSGGTSGHPRRIRWTSSEFDQSGQALGRGFKALGIGPDDVVANLMVAGSLYTGFLAVNRGLEETGCSILSLTANQPVSETVALLRDLRPSVVMAMTSTLIELAGAVLDGELLSIDRIFYTGETMARSSLELVTKAFSPSRVGSLSYGAVEIGPIGYQCPHCRHDQFHVEDSWAHVEIDDDGEIYVTALERTLHPIVRYRLGDRGKWVDEPCGCGRTSRRFSLMGRCDDSIRLLYNDLYLEDVDQAICGFSGLSPVYQLVVEEGPEVTLIVEGKDSPGLEESFLRDLKARAAQFKDLADFGCPFRLSVVPPRTIERLGRTGKVRRIVDRRER, encoded by the coding sequence ATGAGACATTTTTTCTTCGGATCCTGGATAGACGCTGAGTCGGACCTTCCAGGGAACCTGGGGCGAGATCTTCTGTCCTCCCAGGTGATGGCGGACAGGCTGGCTTCTCTTAGGGAGGTCTCGGTGGACGAGATTCTGTCGCTGCTCCACAGGGTCGGGATTAGGATGACCGAGCCAGGCCCTTACAGGGACAGGATAATCCGGTCTATGCCCGATATAACCGGCTTTCCCCTCTCCATGGTTGAGATAGGCGTCGATGTCCTAAAAAGCCTTCTGTCCAGAGAGTCCCTCGAGGAGAGGCTCAGCTGTCTAGGGGACCGGAGGGTTCTGGACTGCTGGACCGAGGTGGAGGGCAGACCGGTCAGGGCCAGGGCTCTAGGGGCCCTGTGTCACGTGGCGGCGGGGAATATTTTCCTCGGCTCCGTCGACTCTCTGGTAATGGGGCTCATTACCAAAAACGTCAACGTCCTCAAGATATCCAGACAGGATAGGGTGTTTCCCTTTATCTTTCTTGACGCCCTTTTGGAGGAGGACCGTTCCGGGGTGGTCTCCAGCTCTATAGCTGTGACCTCCTGGAGCCACAACAACGGCGAGATGATGGACCTCGTCGGTCGCCGGTTCGACGGTATTTTGCTCTTCGGAGGGGAGGACGCAGTCAAGACCTACCGAGGGATCGCCTCCCCGGGAACCGAGGTGCTGGCCTTTGGCCCCAAGATAAGCTGGGGGCTCGTGAGGGAGGGACTGTCTCCTTCTCAGCTGGAAGAGGCGGTGAAGGGTTTCGCCATGGACGTGGCCCTGTGGGAGCAGAGGGCCTGCACCAGCTGTCAGAACATCTTCATCCAGGGTCAGGCCCTGGGGGAGACCGTAGGGGAGATGCTTCACCGGGAGCTTTCGTCCCTGGAGTCCTCTATGCCTCAGGAGCGGGTTTCCCTTGACGAGGCGGTGGATATAAGGAAGGAGAGGGAAAGCGCTTTTTGGGATCAGACCCAGGGCAGCAGGAGGATATGGGAGGGCCGTGGACATACGGTTATCCTGGGACGAGGCGCTTCGGTGGTCCCCTCTCCTCTCAACAGGACGGTATTTCTGTCGGTGGTTGACGACTGGCGGGAGCTTCTTGAGGGCGACCTTAAGGACATGGGCTACTATATGTCCACCGTCGGCCTGGCGGTCCCCGACGACGTCATGGACGAGACGGTCGAGGAGATCCAGAAGCTTGGGGTCCTCCGTTTCTGCCTTCCTGGAACCATGGGGCTCGGTGCCGACGGCAAGGCCTCTCACGACGGGGTCTATCTGGCCCAGAACCTGGTCCGGCTGGTGAACCGGGAGGATATAGCCGGCGATCTCCTGGGGTTGACCAGGCTCGACGAGGCCCGTAGGTCGTCGGTGCTGCTAGGTCGGATAAACCGGGTGCTGTCCTCCTCCCTGAAGGCGCCGTTTTATCGGGATCGGTTCGCTTCGGTGTCCTTGCCCCTGAAGGACCTGTCCGAGCTGTCCTCCGTTCCGGTGTTGGAGAAGTCCGACCTGGAGCTCCATTGCCATCCCTCTTTGGACATGATAACCGAGCCAGACAGCGGAGGGTATCTTTTCTCCTCCGGTGGGACCTCCGGCCATCCCAGGAGGATAAGGTGGACCTCCTCGGAGTTCGACCAGTCCGGTCAGGCTCTGGGCAGAGGTTTTAAGGCCTTAGGCATAGGGCCAGATGACGTGGTGGCCAATTTGATGGTGGCAGGGTCGCTCTACACCGGGTTTTTGGCGGTGAATCGGGGTCTAGAGGAGACAGGCTGTTCCATCCTCTCCCTCACCGCCAATCAGCCTGTGTCGGAGACGGTGGCTCTTTTGAGGGACTTAAGGCCCTCGGTAGTGATGGCCATGACCAGCACGCTGATCGAGCTGGCGGGAGCTGTGCTGGACGGGGAGCTCCTCTCCATAGACAGGATTTTCTACACCGGTGAGACTATGGCTAGATCCTCTCTTGAGCTGGTGACCAAGGCTTTCTCCCCCTCCAGGGTCGGGTCTCTGTCCTATGGGGCGGTGGAGATAGGGCCTATAGGGTATCAGTGTCCCCACTGCCGTCACGATCAGTTTCACGTGGAGGACTCCTGGGCCCACGTGGAGATAGACGACGACGGTGAGATATACGTCACAGCCCTTGAGAGAACCCTTCACCCTATCGTAAGGTATCGACTGGGGGATCGGGGAAAGTGGGTCGACGAGCCCTGCGGTTGCGGCAGGACCTCCCGTCGTTTCAGCCTTATGGGACGGTGCGACGATTCGATCAGGCTCCTTTACAACGACCTCTATCTGGAGGACGTGGATCAGGCTATATGCGGTTTTTCCGGCCTTTCTCCGGTCTATCAGTTGGTTGTGGAGGAGGGGCCGGAGGTGACTTTGATCGTGGAGGGCAAAGACTCCCCAGGGCTGGAGGAGAGCTTCCTGAGGGATCTGAAGGCCAGAGCGGCCCAGTTTAAGGATTTGGCCGACTTCGGCTGTCCTTTCAGGCTTTCGGTTGTTCCGCCTAGGACCATAGAGAGGCTTGGCAGGACCGGCAAGGTCCGCCGTATAGTGGACAGACGGGAGAGATAA